In Mycteria americana isolate JAX WOST 10 ecotype Jacksonville Zoo and Gardens chromosome 4, USCA_MyAme_1.0, whole genome shotgun sequence, the genomic stretch CTGTACAAAGCTGGGCAGGTCTATAAGAAAAATCTGGGGATAATAGACTATCTTATCTATAAATCGGTTAACAGTCCATCCTTATCTGCCAGAGAGAGGGGAATATGAGGAAGAGGGAATGAAGAGTGATGGGACAAAGCctaaaaatatttgtctgatgCCTATACCTACTTAAGAACCATCTAGCATAATATCTCTTACAGGGGCCAGTAGCAGATGTCTAGGGAAATGTATAAAACAAAGACGTGTAATGATAGTTTCCCAGAATATTCTTCCAAGTTCCAACAACTGAGCCAAAATGGTTTTGTGTTTAATAGCCCAGTAGACTAAAAGAAATATTGGAAGGAAAAAGATTACTTCTGGAATCAATGCAAACTTCTAGTCCTGTACTACTTTCTGCATTAAGTGTAGTAAAATACTCAGGCTACAGTGTGCATGAAAAACCTACCTCCTTTTGTTTTTGAAACGAAAGCCTGCAGATTTGTTGGAGACCCCACTACTTTTTGTCTTGGAATGATTAGTCACTGTATCTTCCTTATTACTGTCTCTGTGTCTTCTTTCCACACTGGTGAATTGTAATTGTTCTTAACTTCAGATTATGTTAAGATGATCAGGAGGCAAAATTTCTCTCTTCCCTCGCTCCAGCTGATTATCTTCTGTAAGTTATTTTTGGCCGGAACTTGTTTTTGCTTGGGAAGAGGTTTATTGTTGAAAGTTTGTAGAAGTCTGCAGAAAGAGCCTTTCTTTCTCATCAGCACAGGAAGGAAACTTGTTGCAGTACTAATAATGAAACTTGTCTGGTTTTATGGCTGAAGATTTCTGAGTTTtagtgaaggaaaaatatttactgaaggaattagttgggtttttttttttttagttctgtgaGCCCTTGAAAACATTCCCTCAACCTTCTTTCTGGAGGCCTTCCATATTTTAGACTGCTGCCTAGAACATAAGTATATTGTTCAAAGAAACTTAAAAGTGATGTTTCTGTCTTGTTGACATAACCTAGTTCCAGTTGTGGAAATAATGATACTCTTTTTCACTTAATCCTCTGTAACcccagaaaaataattctctgaCTATTTATTGCGAAGCCTACATAAGATTAGTGCAACTCAGTAATATACTTGgagttaaatgtattttctggaTTTTCTAAATGTATAGGTTTGTATAATTGTATATCTTGTACACTTAATGGCATATGTTTAAAATGCAGTGTGACCCAATTACAGTTGCAATAGAaccaataataatagtaatagaaaCCTTAATGTGATGGTgcttgggtgggttttttgttgttgttgttgttaatttcctattttttatgTTAGTTTCTGGCTTTACTGTTTATGAGAAGGTATGTGGAAAGCATGGTCATGGTGATGCCGGGGACTGCTTGTAGAAGTCGATACTGAGCTTTCTTTAGCAAGTGTTTGGTCCTTTGTGACTTGTCTACATGGGAAAGCTTGTGTGCTGTAAGTTAGGCTGTAAATTTATAGTGCATTAGCTGTTATATAGAAAATTCCATGTAGACATTTAGTGCATACggaaaacatttccattcagCAAGGATTCCTGTGTGTTGAAGGTGCTGCACTCAGTTATTCTTTGTGTGGTGAGATCATTCACACAGAGGTCAGTACGTAGTAGCAAGCATACTATGAGCTTGTGCTCCTACCTTTGCctgttttaattttcctgtgtattcaagggagaggaaattttttttttttttaatccattcttcAAAACAAGCAGTGGAAAAACTCTTAATGTTGTCTGCACATGCAGGTCTCTAGATGAGCTCAAACCCACACCACACTTCAGCACTTGTTTATGAAGTAAGTCAGGGCAGCAGGCAGTTTCTTAGTAGGCAGGTATATAAATTATGCAACTTGCTGTCATTCCTAGGAGTAAACAGGAAGTTCTCACAGAGATCCTaatgtttttttcagaggttCATGGTGGATGACACAGAAACTGTGTTCTTCTCACCTGTGTTGGTAACACATTAGATAATCTGCTGGTGTGTACCGCATAAAAACTTAAACCCTGAGGTGTGATCCATCCAGAAAGAGCTATTGTGTTACGGTGGAATAAGGCAGGGTAGTCTGTTGCTACCTGGCCTGTCTCAAATCCATGGAGAAATAGAggactttgttttcctgcttggGAAGTCTGGCACCTTTTAATGAGCAGTAAACTCACTTTAATATTAAAGCTGGGACATTTTTATGGTTGAGTGTGTCTTGTGTATTCTTGGGGTGAGAGAATcatgcagcagcactgagccGTTCTGAGACCCAGAGGACAGAGCTGCTCGGTTTTACTTCGCGATTCTCCTGCCTTTTAAGAGCGCACAGTGGGCTCTTGTAACCATAAGACTGTTCCTATCTGTGCATGTAAACACATAAATGAGCTGTTTTATACTGGCAATTAGATACTCCAGAGAGTTGTGAAGCTGTGAGATATTGCTTCACTTAGGGTGGTTGCAACTACTTGGCCCACAGCCTAGGGCTTTGTTGCCTGCAATAGGTGTTAGCAAATGGCAATGCTAATGCACTTAATGATATCATTACTAATCGGCAGCCTGGTCAGAACAATTGACCTTCATTGATCTtggtatttctgcttttatttcttcctctgccctttATGACAAGCTGTGCAAGCTATTTGCCTTTGAAAGGATGTAAGCAGTTATATTGTAACACTTTAATTTTAGTttgactgatttattttaatgaacGGTATTatgaattgtttctttttctttttcaaatcagtGTGCCATGCCGAATTGAATGCCATCATGAACAAAAACTCAGCTGATGTGAAAGGCTGCAGCATGTATGTTGCCTTATTTCCATGTAATGAATGTGCAAAGCTCATCATCCAGGCAGGTAAGGAGTAGTGCCAGCTTGATTTGTCAGGgttgcagtgctgcctgctcGTTGGTATCTTATCACGGATGTATTTGATGTTAAATTGCTGCTGTTAAGATCTAAATTAATTGCACTGTCAACTTCATAAGATGctacttgtggggtttttttgcatctgaaTGGTGCCAAATTTTTCCAGTGCTAATTGCATCTTCTGTGATTCTAAGTGTGCTTCTAATTTAGGATTGTAACTTCTTAGACCAGGAGCTGCCAAAGAACAACACAGGCTTTGCATATAATTACTGTCAATTTTACTGTGCTCTGACACATTGAATAGAGTAGggcagaaagaaataaacttcCGCATGACAAAAGGTCTGTTGGGAGTATAtacatgaaattttaatttgaatgtgATGCATGGTAGATatttgaagattttaaaatatctttgctcATAAATGTCATAAGACTTCTATGATCCTACTTTAATTATGTCTTTCATTACAATTGTTATAAATCTGTGCCACTGCAGCAAGTGTGCTGGCCTAAATGTGTCGCCTTTTTTCTGATTAGGCATATCTGCAGTAGGCTTCAGTTCCgtaaaaatctctgctttaagGTAGCATATATTTTGCTCATTGAGTAAAGTCTTGCAATCCTAGCATGGATTGCTGTTCTAGGGAGTTTCTCTCACCACTAATGGCCACGGGAATCTAGGAAGAAAGTAGCAAACAGAATCCTTCTTTATTTTGGTCAGTAAGGTTGAAATGAACGGAGGTGAAGGGAGAAACACGATGCTATTCTGTGTTTGTGCTACATTTCTCTTAATTGCAGAATCAAAATCAAATGGTCTTCAAGGTAGATTGGCTGCTTGCTCGAACTGTAGTCACTCATCCTTTTCCTTATGCACTTAGGTCAGCACTAAATTGCAATGTATTGATATTTATGTTGTCTGGTAAATACCGTAAGGTGTTGATAGGCTCTGAAATGCTTCTAACTTCTCTTGGGTCAACCTTGACAATTCTCCCCTGCCTAAGTAATTTAGGCATAGAACATTCAACAATTTGAGACAGCATGCGTTTATGAGGATTTGAACCtgagaacaaaaggaaaaagcatcctTTTATAGCTGTGCATTTGGAAGGGGAATGGGATTTGGGGTTTAAGTTCGTTGTGGGGAATTTTATCTATATTAGAGAGGTAGAAAGATAAGTTTTCAATTACTTTTGCAAAAATGCTTAATTTCTAGTCTGTCTATCTTGTGGTTTTGCCTGTGAATTTTTGGTTCTGGTTTCCTGAGTTAAACTTAGGTAAAagtggagaaaaacattttccaacgTTTTTGAAAGAACTGGCTTCCAAAACAGCTCTACCTCACATAGCCTTATTCTCAAGTATAGTCTACAGTATTTTGGGAAGTAGGGGTATACCAAGGAGTTTTAGAGTGTGTGGATGAATGCTGCCTTTTCTGATTTTGTGCACCAGTTTTTTATatgacattacttttttttcccagtgtaattctaacatttttttctatatgcCTTTTTTAGGCATAAAGGAAGTTATTTTTATGTCTGACAAGTATCATGACACTACAGAAATGACAGCTGCACGGCGGATGTTTGATTTAGCAGGTATTATATACAGGTAAGAGAACTTTGGattaactttatttttgaaaggaaaaaatgatatgTGAAAGAGACCAACTTTAGGGCAAAAGTTTTTCTTTGCATCGTGCAGTGTTTTATTCGTTGGTAGCGTTTGTAAATGGCTTGCTCTGCATGCCTGCAAAAGATACTAGATTGAGAGATTGTTGCACTGTTCTTTTTGCCTTGTGTATGGTTAGATTTCAATTTCTTAacatttgtatgaaaaaatgGTCCATTTGGAATATTCATTTCGTTCCTGGTCTGCAAGTGAAATTGTGAATGTGATCGTTATTTGTTAAATTGTACTAAAGAAAGTCAttgctgaccctgctttgagaaggaagctagactagatgacctcctgaagtcccttacaacctgaattatcctatgatcatATGAGCTGGACTGAAATGaccaattgatttttttttttggtggattaCCTGATCCTTATTGAAACTTCAGTATCTTTTTGTTGCAGTCAATTTGAGAAGGTGTCAAAGCAGCCACCCATAATTAATTCTTGATGCCTATAGCTGTCCAGTCTTCTTTGGTCAGCTTTTCTTGTGAGAAAAGGATAAAACTTGGAAAATTTGCCTTAAAGTAATGAgaatctgaaaaatgtttgaagAGTGGGGTTTTGAAAGACACTGACAGAGATACCTAAAGACAATCTGTTCAACAGTTAGTTTGATAGCAATAACATGCTGTGGGTGAGGCTAATTATGCAGTCAGGGAGGCTTTACAACTCTAAAAACTTTTACAATATTAATACAAAGGCTTCGAAAAATTTGCAAACATAACAATTCTGACAGATAAAATTTTGGGATGAAAGGTACCTACTGGGCTAAGAAACACTCATGAAAAAACACAGCAGTACTTGAAATTCAGTTTTAGTCCTTCAGTGTATTTCCTGTCTACTAAGACTATTTGACTAAGAAGCATAAATCATTCTCTTGCAAGTCAAATCTTGTAACTTCTCCAGGGTGAGAaatgtttcttgcttttcagatTGCTGTTCTGGACAAAGTATTCAGAGTTTCTGTGGTCAGCAGCATGTGCTTTTCTGTGTTGACTGTTATTCATTCTTGTATTGATTATTAAGGATGTAGGTGGTACTTAATGAATCTCTTGAACTGAACTGCAGAGCTTAATTAGGCACTAAATCCACACTATTTGCATAATCCTTTGTTTACTGGTAGACTGGAAAATATATGCACAGTCCCCAAATCTCTTCCTTGCTAATTGCTGTAGCAGATGCTCTAATgataataaaaggaaacattttgtggCAGTATTAATTTTACAGTTCTaaagttacaattttaaaattattccctCTTAACTAGTTTGGTTTTTCCTCAGTATGATGCATAATATGATCTATTCCCCTagccaaaaaatattttaatatactgagGCAAAGTTTGAAAAGTGTGCTTTGAAGACTTGGCAGGAAAAAAGTGatcaaaatatttctcaaaatatattccaaataccttttatatatacacacatatacatatatgtgtatatacaataCAtatacagaatattaaagtatttttatggatatatatatgtgtacctatatctgtaaatatatatttaaaatatttgaaatataaatatatatgaacaAAAATCCCAGCCCTGGTAACGTGATGCCACCACCTGCAGCTAAGTTGTTAAAAGTCCTTTGACTCCTGGGTAATTTATGAACTCCAATAGCTGAAGAATGTACAGGCTAACCCACCCCATGTGTCTTTTTTGTCTTAGTCTTTCTTGTCCAGGTTTCTCTCAGTGTGGTGCACTATAATTGGCTCCCATAGAGATGAAAACTATGTGAATccaaggagggtttttttttattgcttcaaaAATTTAGCTGGAGCTAaagcaagcaaaatgttttaactaCTCACTAActaatatctgtatttttctttattttagggAATTCAAGCCAAAGTGTAACAAGATCATCATCGACTTTGATTCAATTAACAGCAGACCAAGTCAAAAGCTTCTGTGAATTAAGTCTCATTAAGTCTCTAGAAGACTGTGATTATCCTTTTCTAAAAAGCTGCTAATGCCTTTCATCTTGAAGTTACTTGCAACTTTTTAATGGCTTCTGTAGCTAAAGTAGACTTCTAAGAAATCCAAGGCATAAAATGTCCCCCTCGTTTCATCTTGTCATGTGAAATC encodes the following:
- the DCTD gene encoding deoxycytidylate deaminase isoform X2; amino-acid sequence: MAVAFLSAQRSKDPSSQVGACIVNSENKIVGIGYNGMPNGCSDDVLPWTRTAAHRLDTKYPYVCHAELNAIMNKNSADVKGCSMYVALFPCNECAKLIIQAGIKEVIFMSDKYHDTTEMTAARRMFDLAGIIYREFKPKCNKIIIDFDSINSRPSQKLL
- the DCTD gene encoding deoxycytidylate deaminase isoform X1 — encoded protein: MSGHQSSRHVNGFGNEASCKKREDYLEWPEYFMAVAFLSAQRSKDPSSQVGACIVNSENKIVGIGYNGMPNGCSDDVLPWTRTAAHRLDTKYPYVCHAELNAIMNKNSADVKGCSMYVALFPCNECAKLIIQAGIKEVIFMSDKYHDTTEMTAARRMFDLAGIIYREFKPKCNKIIIDFDSINSRPSQKLL